A region of Roseobacter litoralis Och 149 DNA encodes the following proteins:
- the chrA gene encoding chromate efflux transporter, giving the protein MTAPTPIQLCRVFARIGVLSFGGPAAQIALMHRTLVEENKWLSEDVFLRALSLCMLLPGPEAMQLATYAGWRLHGVRGGLIAGLLFVLPGAVVIPALALIYATFGQVPLVQAAFTGVKAAVIVIVLQALVKVSDKALTSKGAWALAGAAFVSLYFLSVPYPIIIASAATVGAVAMKTTEPQVIDAKPKATNPISTLLIWGVLWSCPIILLTLIDHTFLMQIALFFSKLAIVTFGGAYAVLAYMTQTVVADYGWITTGQMMDALGLAETTPGPLILVTQFVAMIAGFNESGPLLALAAGAVALWVTFTPCFLWIFLAGPYLDVIANRPRVSAALRAITAAVVGVILNLAVWFSIHVLFAQVTTLPGLQAPAPVLTSLDFKALGLTVLAAVILLLLKRGIAETLGILALAGLGLSLL; this is encoded by the coding sequence ATGACCGCGCCAACACCCATCCAGTTATGCCGGGTCTTTGCCCGTATCGGCGTTTTATCATTTGGGGGACCGGCTGCGCAGATTGCGCTGATGCACCGAACGCTGGTTGAAGAAAACAAATGGCTGTCCGAAGATGTCTTTCTGCGTGCGCTTTCGCTGTGCATGCTCCTGCCCGGACCCGAGGCGATGCAACTCGCAACCTACGCGGGCTGGCGTTTGCACGGTGTGCGAGGTGGGCTGATCGCAGGGCTTTTGTTTGTGCTGCCCGGCGCGGTCGTGATCCCTGCCCTCGCCCTGATTTATGCGACTTTTGGTCAGGTACCGCTGGTTCAGGCCGCTTTCACCGGGGTTAAAGCGGCCGTCATCGTGATCGTCCTGCAAGCGCTGGTCAAAGTATCTGACAAAGCGCTGACCAGCAAAGGCGCATGGGCGCTTGCAGGCGCGGCTTTCGTCTCTTTGTATTTCCTCAGTGTTCCCTACCCGATCATTATCGCAAGCGCCGCCACTGTCGGGGCTGTCGCAATGAAAACAACAGAACCGCAGGTCATCGACGCAAAACCCAAAGCAACAAATCCCATTTCCACCCTTCTGATCTGGGGCGTCTTGTGGTCCTGTCCGATCATCTTGCTGACGCTGATCGACCATACGTTCCTGATGCAGATTGCGCTGTTCTTTTCAAAGTTGGCGATTGTGACTTTTGGCGGGGCCTATGCTGTGCTGGCCTATATGACCCAAACTGTGGTGGCAGATTACGGCTGGATTACGACAGGGCAGATGATGGATGCCTTGGGTCTTGCGGAAACCACGCCCGGGCCGCTCATTCTGGTCACGCAATTTGTCGCAATGATTGCCGGGTTCAATGAAAGCGGGCCTCTTTTAGCGCTGGCCGCGGGTGCCGTTGCGCTCTGGGTAACGTTTACTCCTTGCTTTTTATGGATTTTCCTCGCCGGTCCCTATCTGGATGTGATCGCAAACCGCCCGCGCGTGTCTGCCGCGCTCAGGGCCATTACCGCAGCGGTCGTGGGGGTAATCCTAAATCTCGCGGTGTGGTTTTCGATCCATGTGCTGTTTGCGCAGGTCACCACACTGCCCGGATTGCAAGCCCCTGCCCCCGTGTTGACATCGCTGGATTTCAAAGCGCTCGGCCTGACGGTGCTGGCCGCTGTCATTTTGCTGCTGCTCAAGCGTGGTATTGCGGAAACTTTGGGCATATTGGCTCTTGCGGGGCTCGGCCTGAGCCTTCTTTAA
- a CDS encoding SspB family protein, producing MTRSIDYGNLMHEAMRGLIRKVLLDVCDNGLPGEHHFFITFDTGHPDAELADWLFDRYPGEMTVVMQHWYDNLEVTDEGFSVTLNFGDAPEPLYIPYDAIKTFVDPSVEFGLRFETQSDEDEEAAPSQLPATSQVEKPDTEKAETDDGAKDAEIVSLDSFRK from the coding sequence ATGACCCGCTCCATTGATTACGGCAACTTGATGCACGAGGCCATGCGTGGCCTGATCCGTAAAGTGTTGCTGGATGTGTGCGATAACGGCCTGCCGGGGGAGCATCATTTTTTCATCACCTTCGACACCGGGCACCCCGATGCGGAACTGGCCGATTGGTTGTTTGACCGCTATCCTGGCGAAATGACGGTGGTGATGCAGCATTGGTATGACAACCTAGAGGTGACCGACGAAGGGTTTTCCGTCACGCTGAATTTTGGCGATGCGCCAGAGCCACTGTATATTCCATATGACGCGATCAAGACGTTCGTTGATCCGTCGGTTGAATTCGGGCTGCGTTTTGAGACACAAAGCGATGAGGACGAAGAGGCAGCGCCGTCACAATTGCCCGCCACATCGCAGGTTGAAAAACCTGACACTGAGAAAGCAGAAACTGACGATGGCGCCAAAGATGCTGAGATCGTATCGCTGGACAGTTTCCGCAAGTAG
- the fumC gene encoding class II fumarate hydratase → MTQTRTETDSFGPLEVPADKYWGAQTQRSIINFPIGWEKQPVAIVRALGVIKQACAQANLELGKLDDARGDAIIQAASEVVAGKFDDNFPLVVWQTGSGTQSNMNANEVIANRAIEIMGGEIGSKDPVHPNDHCNMGQSSNDTFPTAMHISAAMTARDVLLPGLEKLHAALEVKIAEFDGIIKIGRTHTQDATPLTLSQEFSGYAHQVAMGIQRVKDALGRIYELAQGGTAVGTGLNTPVGWDVMVAKNMADITGLPFITAPNKFEALAAHDAMVEISGALKVVAASLFKIANDIRFLGSGPRCGLGELVLPENEPGSSIMPGKVNPTQCEALTQVCAHVFGNDAAVGFAGSQGHFELNVYKPMMAYNVLQSMQLLGDAASTFTDNLIDGLTADADRIERLMRESLMLVTALAPEIGYDNATKVAKTAHKNGTTLKEEAIALGFVDAETFERVVRPENMIGPK, encoded by the coding sequence ATGACCCAAACCCGAACAGAAACCGATAGTTTTGGCCCGCTTGAGGTCCCTGCCGACAAATACTGGGGTGCTCAGACGCAGCGGTCGATCATCAACTTTCCCATTGGATGGGAAAAACAGCCCGTCGCGATCGTCCGCGCCCTGGGGGTGATCAAACAGGCCTGTGCGCAGGCAAATCTTGAGCTGGGCAAACTGGATGATGCACGCGGTGACGCGATCATTCAGGCCGCAAGCGAAGTGGTGGCGGGCAAGTTTGACGACAATTTCCCGCTTGTCGTGTGGCAGACCGGGTCTGGGACCCAGTCGAACATGAACGCCAATGAGGTCATCGCCAACCGCGCGATTGAAATCATGGGCGGGGAAATCGGCTCCAAAGACCCCGTTCATCCGAATGATCACTGTAACATGGGGCAATCGTCAAACGATACCTTCCCCACGGCCATGCATATTTCTGCCGCCATGACGGCCCGCGACGTTCTGTTGCCGGGGTTGGAAAAACTGCATGCCGCTCTTGAAGTCAAAATCGCAGAATTCGATGGGATCATCAAAATCGGGCGCACGCATACGCAGGACGCGACCCCTCTGACCCTCAGTCAGGAATTCTCGGGCTATGCGCATCAGGTTGCCATGGGCATCCAGCGCGTCAAGGATGCCTTGGGTCGGATTTATGAGCTTGCGCAGGGGGGTACGGCCGTGGGCACGGGTCTGAACACGCCTGTGGGCTGGGATGTGATGGTCGCCAAGAACATGGCCGACATCACGGGGCTGCCGTTCATCACCGCGCCGAACAAATTCGAGGCGCTCGCCGCGCATGATGCCATGGTTGAAATATCGGGTGCGCTGAAGGTCGTTGCCGCGAGCCTGTTCAAAATTGCCAATGACATTCGATTTCTGGGGTCAGGACCGCGGTGCGGTCTGGGTGAACTGGTGCTGCCCGAAAACGAACCCGGCTCCTCCATCATGCCCGGCAAGGTCAACCCGACGCAGTGCGAAGCCCTGACGCAGGTTTGCGCGCATGTCTTCGGCAATGACGCAGCCGTTGGGTTCGCCGGCTCGCAAGGGCATTTCGAATTGAATGTGTATAAACCGATGATGGCGTATAACGTCCTGCAATCCATGCAGCTGTTGGGGGATGCAGCATCAACCTTTACGGACAACCTCATTGACGGGCTGACAGCGGATGCGGACCGCATCGAGCGCCTGATGCGCGAAAGCCTGATGCTCGTCACAGCGCTGGCCCCGGAAATCGGCTATGACAACGCCACCAAAGTCGCCAAGACAGCGCATAAAAACGGCACGACCCTCAAAGAAGAAGCCATTGCGCTGGGTTTTGTCGACGCAGAAACCTTCGAACGCGTTGTGCGTCCGGAAAACATGATTGGACCCAAATGA
- a CDS encoding DUF4169 family protein, which produces MITPVNLNKVKKERNRASRKARADENAVNFGQSKSQKELLKAKADKIARNLDAHKRET; this is translated from the coding sequence ATGATCACGCCCGTTAACCTCAACAAGGTCAAGAAAGAACGCAATCGCGCATCGCGCAAGGCACGGGCTGATGAAAACGCTGTTAATTTCGGCCAGAGCAAATCACAAAAAGAACTGCTGAAAGCAAAGGCCGACAAGATCGCGCGCAACCTGGACGCCCATAAGCGAGAAACATGA
- a CDS encoding ribbon-helix-helix domain-containing protein: MSGRPVKHSVTLKGHRTSISLEDAFWMELRRISAETNKPINALVADIDVKRGTRLGLASAIRVFVLEDLKAQLERAQMDA, translated from the coding sequence ATGAGCGGGCGGCCGGTCAAACACTCGGTGACCCTGAAAGGTCACCGAACGTCCATATCGCTTGAAGACGCGTTCTGGATGGAACTGCGGCGTATTTCGGCAGAAACCAACAAACCAATCAATGCCTTAGTAGCCGACATTGATGTGAAACGCGGGACCAGACTTGGGCTGGCCTCCGCGATCCGGGTGTTTGTTCTCGAAGATTTAAAGGCGCAGCTTGAGCGCGCTCAGATGGACGCCTGA
- a CDS encoding fructose bisphosphate aldolase has product MSDHSKMREQMKSGAGFVAALDQSGGSTPKALSLYGVEPTDYEGDEAMFKAMHDMRARIILADDFTNAKIIGAILFERTMHDEINGTPVAELLWNSRGIVPFLKIDKGLEEQANGVQMLKPMPGLNEVLATAKGKGVFGTKERSVINEANAEGVAAIVAQQFEVAQTVLAAGLVPILEPEVNIHSETKAEAETLLEAEIAKHLDALDDGVDVMLKLTLPDQPGLYDGLAQHPRVLRVVALSGGYSTDVASAKLSENKHMIASFSRALSEGLNVKMTDAEFGAALGSNIDKIYQASI; this is encoded by the coding sequence ATGTCAGACCACAGTAAGATGCGTGAACAAATGAAATCGGGCGCGGGCTTTGTTGCCGCGCTGGACCAGTCTGGCGGGTCCACGCCAAAAGCGCTGAGCCTGTATGGCGTTGAACCCACGGATTATGAGGGTGACGAGGCGATGTTCAAGGCAATGCATGATATGCGCGCGCGGATTATTCTTGCGGATGACTTTACCAATGCCAAGATCATCGGTGCCATCCTGTTTGAGCGCACGATGCATGATGAAATCAACGGCACGCCCGTCGCGGAACTGCTTTGGAACAGCCGGGGTATTGTTCCCTTCCTCAAAATCGACAAAGGTCTGGAAGAGCAGGCGAACGGTGTGCAGATGCTCAAACCGATGCCAGGTCTCAACGAGGTGCTGGCCACTGCCAAAGGCAAAGGCGTGTTCGGAACAAAAGAGCGTTCCGTAATCAATGAGGCAAATGCTGAAGGGGTCGCGGCAATTGTGGCCCAGCAATTCGAGGTGGCCCAGACTGTGCTTGCAGCAGGTCTTGTGCCGATCCTTGAGCCGGAAGTGAACATCCACTCCGAGACCAAAGCTGAAGCCGAGACGCTTTTGGAGGCGGAGATCGCGAAGCATCTTGATGCGTTGGATGATGGTGTGGATGTAATGCTGAAACTGACATTGCCGGACCAACCGGGCCTCTATGATGGGCTTGCGCAGCACCCGCGCGTGTTGCGTGTTGTCGCGCTGTCGGGGGGGTATTCAACGGATGTCGCATCGGCGAAACTCTCAGAAAACAAGCATATGATCGCGAGCTTCAGCAGAGCGCTGAGCGAAGGTCTGAACGTCAAGATGACAGATGCTGAGTTTGGTGCCGCATTGGGCAGCAACATCGACAAGATCTATCAGGCGTCCATCTGA
- a CDS encoding cytochrome c biogenesis CcdA family protein translates to MFGIEIIDAGLLPAMTVALLAGIISFLSPCVLPIVPPYLAYMSGVSLNEMSGEGAARRRAIIAALFFVMGLSTVFLILGFTASAFGAFFLQNQILFARISGIVIILFGLHFLGILRIPFLDREARMDAGDKGGSSFGAYVLGLAFAFGWTPCIGPQLGAILSLAASEASVTRGTLLLGVYAAGLGIPFLLAAMFITRAMGVMDRLKRHMKMIERVMGGLLLVVGVAMVTGAFTTFSWWLLERFPALATLG, encoded by the coding sequence ATGTTCGGAATTGAAATCATTGATGCGGGCCTGTTGCCTGCCATGACGGTGGCGCTACTCGCGGGAATAATCAGCTTTCTCAGCCCCTGTGTCCTGCCAATCGTCCCGCCTTATCTTGCGTATATGAGCGGTGTCAGCCTGAATGAAATGAGCGGAGAGGGCGCGGCGCGGCGACGCGCCATTATCGCGGCCTTGTTCTTTGTGATGGGCCTGAGCACGGTGTTTCTGATTCTGGGCTTTACGGCCTCGGCCTTTGGCGCCTTTTTCCTACAGAACCAAATACTGTTTGCCCGTATTTCAGGCATTGTCATCATCCTCTTTGGGCTGCATTTCCTTGGTATATTGCGGATCCCCTTTCTCGACAGAGAGGCGCGCATGGATGCCGGGGACAAGGGCGGCTCAAGCTTTGGGGCCTATGTGCTGGGGCTGGCGTTTGCCTTTGGCTGGACGCCTTGCATTGGCCCGCAACTGGGCGCGATCCTGTCGCTGGCGGCCTCCGAGGCCTCTGTGACCCGTGGCACATTGCTTTTGGGGGTTTATGCGGCGGGCTTGGGCATTCCCTTTCTGCTGGCCGCCATGTTCATCACACGCGCGATGGGAGTCATGGACCGGCTCAAGCGCCATATGAAGATGATCGAACGCGTGATGGGTGGGCTGCTGCTTGTGGTCGGCGTTGCGATGGTCACCGGTGCGTTCACAACGTTTTCATGGTGGCTTCTTGAACGGTTCCCGGCTTTGGCGACTCTGGGCTAA
- a CDS encoding sulfurtransferase TusA family protein: MTKDLNVLDATGLLCPLPVLKARKRLQSLTSGEMLTMHADDPAAIVDVPHFCSETGHHLVSSELDGPVQVYVIRKK; this comes from the coding sequence ATGACAAAAGACTTAAACGTACTGGACGCCACTGGTCTGCTGTGCCCCTTGCCTGTTCTCAAGGCGCGCAAAAGACTGCAATCGTTAACGTCGGGCGAGATGCTGACGATGCACGCGGATGATCCCGCGGCAATTGTCGATGTGCCCCATTTTTGCAGCGAGACAGGGCATCACCTTGTGTCAAGCGAACTGGATGGGCCGGTGCAGGTCTATGTCATCCGCAAAAAATGA
- a CDS encoding Rne/Rng family ribonuclease yields MAKKMLIDATHAEETRVVVVDGNKVEEFDFESENKRQLAGNIYLAKVTRVEPSLQAAFVEYGGNRHGFLAFSEIHPDYYQIPVADRQALMEEERAYAEAQKAKEDEDEKPKRRRSRSRTKAKAEDTTSEDAVATKDVESDQIGGMETIDLDDSEEGSSPMERVAETPVEEPEGDDASAEAAQTADASDDQAAQAASEDTSADDTASEDGDDDDDDDAPRKPDASSKDDTIESVADDDDHDDIRPVRKPRPRRYKIQEVIKVRQILLVQVVKEERGNKGAALTTYLSLAGRYCVLMPNTARGGGISRKITNAADRKKLKEIANEIEVPQGAGLIVRTAGAKRTKAEIKRDYEYLQRLWEQIRELTLKSVAPAKIYEEGDLIKRSIRDLYNREIDEVFVEGERGYRIAKDFMKMIMPSHAKNVKLYTEGLPLFARYQVESYLASMFNPTVQLPSGGYIVIGVTEALVAVDVNSGRATKEGSIEQTALKTNLEASDEVARQLRLRDLAGLIVIDYIDMDERKNNAAVEKRMKDKLKTDRARIQVGRISGFGLMEMSRQRLRPGMIEATTQPCQACHGTGLIRSDDSLALSILRQIEEEGTRKRSREVLIKAPVGIANFLMNQKREHIAHIEARYGLSVRIEGDPMLVSPDFSLEKFKTATRVVPVAAQHVVSVDTSLMDQVDADDEEIPAEVAEHAVETPNTENNVENDGEDRPKRRRRRRRRRNKNGNGEAQTASDETNAEASDAPTAETPKEAEPSPESAVDASAAKTDDAPAAAAEQEEAPAKPKRTRSRTRKPKVEVVAEDAPEAVVKTETAAPVEEAAPAEATEEAPAKPKRKRASRAKKADPVEAAPDADAAPVAPEVESASVEEEPAPAAPAPEPAGAEPEPVAAEAAPEPAKPKRRGWWSIGG; encoded by the coding sequence ATGGCTAAGAAAATGCTTATCGATGCCACCCACGCGGAAGAAACCCGCGTTGTGGTGGTGGATGGAAACAAGGTTGAAGAGTTCGATTTTGAATCCGAAAACAAACGCCAGCTTGCTGGCAACATCTATCTCGCAAAAGTAACACGGGTCGAGCCGTCCTTGCAGGCGGCCTTTGTGGAGTATGGGGGGAACCGCCACGGTTTTCTCGCATTCTCGGAGATACACCCCGATTACTATCAAATCCCCGTCGCTGACCGTCAGGCCCTGATGGAAGAAGAACGTGCCTATGCCGAAGCGCAAAAGGCCAAGGAAGACGAGGACGAAAAGCCCAAGCGCCGCAGATCGCGCAGTCGGACAAAGGCCAAGGCCGAAGACACCACGTCAGAGGACGCGGTCGCGACAAAGGACGTAGAGTCCGATCAGATCGGCGGGATGGAAACCATTGATCTGGATGACAGCGAAGAGGGGTCCTCTCCGATGGAGCGGGTCGCCGAGACACCTGTCGAAGAGCCCGAAGGCGATGATGCAAGCGCGGAGGCTGCGCAGACGGCTGACGCGTCCGATGATCAGGCCGCACAAGCAGCGTCTGAGGATACCTCGGCAGACGATACCGCGTCTGAAGATGGCGACGATGATGACGACGACGATGCGCCGCGTAAACCTGACGCATCCTCCAAAGACGACACCATCGAATCCGTCGCGGATGACGATGATCACGACGACATCCGTCCCGTGCGCAAGCCCCGTCCACGGCGCTATAAAATTCAGGAAGTCATCAAGGTTCGCCAGATTTTGCTGGTGCAGGTCGTCAAGGAAGAGCGCGGCAACAAGGGCGCGGCCCTGACCACATACCTCAGCCTCGCAGGGCGCTACTGTGTCCTGATGCCCAACACGGCGCGCGGCGGTGGTATTTCGCGCAAGATCACGAATGCCGCAGACCGCAAGAAGCTCAAGGAGATCGCAAATGAGATCGAAGTGCCGCAAGGCGCGGGTCTCATCGTGCGCACCGCCGGGGCTAAACGCACTAAGGCCGAGATCAAACGCGACTACGAATACCTGCAGCGCCTGTGGGAACAAATCCGCGAGCTGACGCTGAAATCCGTTGCACCTGCCAAGATTTATGAAGAGGGCGATCTGATCAAACGCTCGATCCGCGATCTTTATAACCGCGAGATTGACGAGGTGTTTGTCGAAGGTGAGCGGGGCTACCGCATTGCCAAGGACTTCATGAAAATGATCATGCCGTCTCATGCGAAAAACGTGAAACTTTACACCGAAGGCCTGCCGCTTTTCGCGCGCTATCAGGTCGAAAGCTATCTGGCGTCGATGTTCAACCCGACTGTGCAGCTTCCGTCAGGGGGCTATATCGTGATCGGTGTGACCGAGGCCTTGGTGGCGGTCGATGTGAACTCTGGTCGCGCGACCAAAGAGGGGTCGATCGAACAGACTGCGCTCAAGACCAACCTCGAGGCCTCGGACGAAGTGGCGCGGCAGTTGCGCCTGCGGGATCTCGCGGGCCTGATCGTGATCGACTACATCGATATGGACGAGCGCAAGAACAATGCGGCCGTCGAAAAGCGCATGAAAGACAAGCTCAAGACGGATCGTGCGCGCATTCAGGTCGGTCGTATCTCTGGCTTTGGTCTCATGGAAATGTCGCGCCAGCGTCTGCGCCCCGGCATGATCGAGGCAACAACGCAGCCGTGTCAGGCGTGCCATGGCACGGGCCTGATCCGGTCTGATGATAGCCTTGCACTTTCTATCCTGCGTCAGATCGAAGAAGAGGGCACGCGCAAGCGGTCCCGTGAAGTGCTGATCAAGGCACCCGTTGGCATTGCCAATTTCCTCATGAACCAGAAGCGGGAACACATTGCGCATATCGAAGCGCGATATGGGCTGTCGGTGCGGATCGAAGGCGACCCCATGCTGGTCAGCCCTGATTTCAGCCTTGAAAAGTTCAAGACGGCGACACGGGTTGTGCCGGTTGCTGCGCAACATGTTGTTTCTGTTGATACTTCCTTGATGGATCAGGTGGATGCAGATGACGAAGAGATCCCGGCAGAGGTTGCCGAACATGCTGTAGAGACGCCAAATACGGAGAATAACGTCGAGAATGATGGCGAGGATCGGCCCAAACGCCGTCGTCGGCGTCGTCGGCGTCGCAACAAGAACGGCAATGGTGAGGCGCAGACCGCGTCCGATGAGACAAATGCGGAGGCGTCCGATGCCCCGACTGCTGAGACTCCAAAGGAAGCAGAGCCGTCACCTGAAAGCGCGGTAGATGCGTCTGCTGCGAAAACCGATGACGCACCAGCCGCTGCCGCAGAGCAGGAAGAAGCACCCGCGAAACCGAAAAGAACACGGTCACGCACGCGCAAACCTAAGGTTGAAGTCGTCGCAGAGGATGCTCCAGAAGCAGTGGTGAAGACGGAAACCGCCGCACCAGTGGAAGAGGCTGCACCCGCCGAGGCAACTGAAGAAGCCCCTGCAAAACCAAAGCGCAAACGGGCCAGCCGGGCCAAAAAGGCCGATCCGGTTGAAGCTGCACCAGACGCGGATGCCGCGCCCGTGGCGCCGGAAGTCGAGTCTGCGTCCGTGGAAGAAGAGCCAGCGCCCGCGGCTCCTGCACCGGAACCCGCAGGTGCCGAGCCTGAACCAGTGGCGGCCGAGGCCGCGCCTGAGCCAGCCAAGCCCAAGCGGCGCGGGTGGTGGTCAATCGGGGGCTAA
- a CDS encoding sigma-54-dependent transcriptional regulator, producing MTQAMKIAIVDDEQDMRQSISQWLALSGYDTETFGSAEDALKVLGPEYPGIVISDIRMPGMDGMQFLKKLMGNDSALPVIMITGHGDVPMAVEAMRVGAFDFLEKPFNPDRMSDLAKKATGARRLVMDNRALRRELSDGTQLMSKLIGQSPVMERLREDILDLGQADGHVLIDGETGTGKTLVAHALHAVGSRAGKKFVLVSCSAFEEDALAKRLFGPMMPEDAQLPAMEEARGGTLVLEDIEALSETMQARLLSVINEQGTPAETRLVAISNLQEAGRTSEDALRSDLFYRIAALRITVPPLRMRGEDILTLFTRLSEQFAEEYGCETPQVTAQEAAQLLQAPWPGNVRQLINLAERAVLQSRRGAGTISSLLMNDHEDMQPVMTTEGKPLKEYVEAFERMLIDNTMRRHRGSIASVMDELCLPRRTLNEKMAKYGLQRSDYL from the coding sequence ATGACACAAGCCATGAAAATCGCGATAGTCGATGACGAACAGGACATGCGCCAATCCATCAGCCAGTGGCTGGCCCTCTCGGGCTATGACACGGAAACCTTCGGCAGTGCCGAGGATGCGTTGAAAGTGCTCGGGCCGGAATACCCGGGGATTGTGATTTCGGACATCCGGATGCCGGGCATGGATGGGATGCAATTTCTCAAAAAACTGATGGGCAATGATTCCGCATTGCCGGTGATCATGATTACGGGGCATGGCGATGTGCCGATGGCTGTGGAGGCCATGCGCGTCGGCGCCTTTGATTTTCTGGAAAAACCGTTCAACCCGGACCGGATGTCGGACCTTGCCAAAAAGGCGACAGGTGCGCGACGTCTGGTGATGGACAACCGCGCATTGCGGCGGGAACTTTCCGACGGCACCCAGTTGATGAGCAAGCTCATCGGGCAAAGCCCTGTGATGGAGCGGCTGCGCGAAGATATCCTCGATCTGGGGCAGGCGGATGGCCATGTGCTGATCGATGGTGAAACCGGGACCGGTAAAACGCTGGTGGCCCATGCCTTGCATGCGGTCGGCAGCCGTGCGGGCAAGAAGTTCGTTCTGGTCAGCTGCAGCGCGTTTGAAGAGGATGCGTTGGCAAAACGGTTGTTCGGTCCGATGATGCCCGAAGATGCGCAACTGCCGGCCATGGAAGAGGCACGCGGTGGCACGCTGGTGCTGGAAGACATCGAGGCCTTGTCAGAAACGATGCAAGCGCGCTTGCTCAGTGTGATAAACGAACAGGGCACCCCGGCGGAGACGCGCCTCGTGGCGATCTCGAACCTTCAGGAAGCAGGGCGCACATCCGAGGATGCCTTGCGCTCTGATCTGTTCTACCGCATCGCGGCCTTGCGCATCACCGTGCCCCCGCTGCGTATGCGGGGCGAAGATATCCTCACCCTGTTCACCCGTCTGAGCGAACAGTTTGCCGAAGAATACGGCTGCGAAACACCGCAGGTGACGGCACAGGAAGCCGCGCAGCTGTTGCAAGCGCCCTGGCCGGGCAATGTGCGCCAACTGATCAATCTCGCGGAACGCGCGGTGCTGCAGTCACGGCGCGGGGCGGGGACCATATCATCGCTGCTGATGAACGATCATGAAGACATGCAGCCTGTGATGACGACCGAAGGCAAACCGCTGAAAGAATACGTCGAAGCCTTTGAACGGATGCTGATCGACAATACCATGCGCCGTCATCGCGGCTCCATCGCGAGTGTGATGGATGAACTATGCCTGCCCAGACGCACGCTGAACGAAAAAATGGCGAAATACGGTCTGCAGCGCTCGGATTACCTTTAA